From Oculatellaceae cyanobacterium, a single genomic window includes:
- a CDS encoding glycosyltransferase family 2 protein yields the protein MLEEITPLILTFNESPNIDRTLQQLTWAKRIVVIDSYSNDETLEILKSYPQVEIFQRPFDTHGNQWNYGLQKINSEWVLSLDADYVVTDQLIAEIKALQQENRLDSYKIKFKYCVFGKPLRGTLLPPREALFRREKSIYIDDGHTQLLKVNGKSGMLNSYIYHDDRKSLSRWLWAQDRYLIIEAKKILETPNEELSLGDRIRKQKILAPLVILIYCLILNKGILDGWEGIYYAWQRALAEILLSIRLIEHEKLRSK from the coding sequence ATGCTAGAGGAAATAACCCCCTTAATACTAACCTTCAACGAATCTCCTAATATAGATCGTACTCTCCAACAACTAACTTGGGCAAAAAGAATAGTAGTAATTGATAGCTACAGTAACGACGAAACATTAGAAATTCTCAAATCTTACCCACAAGTAGAAATATTTCAGCGCCCATTTGATACACACGGCAATCAATGGAACTACGGACTACAAAAAATTAACTCCGAGTGGGTACTATCATTAGATGCAGATTATGTAGTAACTGATCAATTAATAGCTGAAATTAAAGCTTTACAGCAGGAAAACCGATTAGATAGCTATAAAATCAAGTTTAAATATTGCGTTTTTGGAAAACCACTGCGAGGTACACTCTTACCACCTCGCGAAGCACTATTTAGAAGAGAAAAATCTATATATATAGATGATGGACATACCCAGCTACTAAAAGTTAATGGTAAATCTGGTATGCTAAATTCCTACATCTATCATGATGATCGTAAATCCCTAAGTAGATGGTTATGGGCGCAAGACCGCTATTTAATTATAGAAGCGAAAAAAATACTGGAAACGCCCAATGAGGAATTGAGTTTAGGCGATCGCATTCGTAAACAAAAAATTCTCGCCCCCCTAGTAATTTTGATTTACTGCTTAATCCTTAACAAAGGTATCCTAGATGGGTGGGAAGGCATATATTATGCTTGGCAACGCGCTTTAGCAGAAATTTTGTTATCAATTAGGTTAATAGAGCATGAAAAATTGCGCTCAAAATAG
- a CDS encoding carbamoyltransferase, producing MNILGINAYHGDASASLIQNGQLVAAVEEERFTRVKHWAGFPAESIRYCLEVGGITPQEIDHVAVSFNPKANVNRKLLFTLQQRPSIKSLLDRFNKQSKSASIKDNLADACRCQPDQIRATIHPLEHHTTHLASTFFLSEFDEAAIISIDGMGDFVSTLPASGRGNQLKYFSRTYFPHSLGYLYNAITLYLGFPAYGDEYKVMGLAPYGEPEYLEAFRKIVYPKDDSFELNLEYFTHHIQGIAMNWEDGAPSVQPFHSPELEKLLGSKREPRSEVTQKHQNIAASLQAVTEEIIFHLLNRLHDNFKSENLCLAGGVAMNSVANGKITQNTPFRNIYIPAGAADNGTSFGAAFYVWHQILNQPRKFVLNHAYWGSEFSDDECLTAWKAHNVQPQYREPEALINHVVDALCDGKVVGWFQGRMEFGARALGNRSLLADPRREDMRDIINLKIKFREKFRPFAPSVLEESVGNYFEIDDSVPFMEKVFKVRPEVRSQIPAVTHVDGTGRLQSVSRKTNPLYWELIQGFANRTGVPILLNTSLNENEPIVRTPEEAIQCFLRTKMDALVLGSYYVERSDLQLE from the coding sequence ATGAATATCCTTGGAATTAACGCTTATCACGGTGATGCCTCAGCTAGTCTGATTCAAAATGGTCAGTTGGTGGCGGCTGTTGAAGAAGAACGCTTTACTAGAGTTAAGCATTGGGCTGGTTTCCCTGCTGAGTCAATTCGTTATTGCTTAGAAGTCGGTGGCATTACTCCCCAAGAAATTGATCACGTTGCTGTCTCTTTCAACCCCAAAGCTAATGTCAACCGCAAGCTGCTATTTACACTGCAACAGCGTCCTTCTATCAAGTCACTATTAGATCGCTTCAATAAACAGAGTAAGTCAGCTAGTATCAAAGATAATCTTGCTGATGCTTGTCGGTGTCAACCAGATCAAATTCGTGCCACCATTCATCCCTTAGAACACCATACAACCCATCTTGCCAGTACTTTCTTCCTGTCAGAGTTTGATGAAGCGGCAATCATATCAATTGATGGCATGGGAGATTTTGTCAGCACGCTACCTGCTAGCGGACGTGGTAATCAACTAAAATATTTTTCGCGTACTTATTTTCCCCACTCTTTGGGCTATCTCTACAACGCCATCACCCTTTACTTAGGTTTCCCTGCTTATGGGGATGAGTACAAAGTTATGGGATTAGCACCTTATGGAGAACCTGAATACTTAGAAGCTTTTCGTAAAATCGTCTATCCCAAGGATGATTCATTTGAACTAAACCTGGAATACTTTACCCACCACATCCAAGGAATTGCGATGAATTGGGAAGACGGCGCACCTAGTGTGCAACCTTTCCATAGTCCAGAATTAGAAAAATTGCTAGGTTCAAAGCGTGAACCGAGGTCAGAAGTAACTCAAAAACACCAAAATATTGCTGCTTCCCTACAAGCTGTTACAGAAGAAATTATCTTTCACCTGCTTAACCGCCTGCATGACAACTTCAAGAGTGAGAATTTGTGTTTAGCTGGTGGGGTGGCGATGAATTCTGTCGCTAATGGCAAAATCACGCAAAATACACCTTTCCGTAATATCTACATTCCTGCTGGTGCGGCTGATAATGGCACATCATTTGGTGCTGCTTTCTATGTTTGGCATCAAATTTTAAATCAACCTAGAAAGTTTGTACTCAATCATGCTTACTGGGGTTCAGAATTTTCTGATGATGAATGTTTGACTGCTTGGAAAGCGCATAACGTGCAACCACAATACCGAGAACCAGAAGCGCTAATTAATCATGTTGTTGATGCCTTATGTGATGGTAAGGTTGTGGGGTGGTTTCAAGGAAGGATGGAGTTTGGTGCGAGGGCGTTGGGGAACCGTTCACTATTGGCTGATCCCCGTCGTGAGGATATGCGTGATATTATCAATCTCAAAATTAAGTTTCGCGAAAAGTTCCGCCCGTTTGCCCCAAGCGTGTTAGAAGAATCTGTCGGGAACTATTTCGAGATAGATGATTCTGTACCTTTTATGGAGAAAGTATTTAAGGTACGTCCTGAAGTGCGATCGCAAATTCCTGCTGTCACCCATGTAGACGGTACAGGTAGGCTACAAAGTGTCAGCCGTAAAACTAATCCTCTCTATTGGGAATTGATTCAAGGTTTTGCCAATCGTACTGGTGTGCCAATTTTATTGAACACATCTTTAAATGAAAATGAGCCAATAGTTCGGACTCCCGAAGAAGCTATTCAATGTTTTCTTCGTACTAAAATGGATGCGCTAGTATTAGGTTCTTATTATGTAGAGCGCAGCGATTTACAGTTAGAGTAG
- a CDS encoding glycosyltransferase family 4 protein translates to MRNGNIAAGQKNVKLSIITQFYPPDYAATGQLIEELAVQLGKLGLLVQVFTGQPGYAFHKKSAPAREDFDQLQVRRSRSSQIWPQRISGKAVNGLLFCIRSALHLLRTRGRGDVLLLTTAPPFLPIIGYFANLLFGLPYVCLLYDVYPDVAVELKVVPANHLSVRLWDFLNRCSWRKAKKIIVLSSTMKERIVAKCPEVADKITVIQNWANPNWIVPIAKENNWFAKEFNLVEPFTVLYSGNMGRCHDMDTIMEAAKLLKDEPIKFVFIGSGAKRQDCIDQVKAWGLNCQFLPYQNKQDLPYSLTACDLSLVSVSPGMEGLVVPSKLYAALATGRPVGVICEKHSYLRELIADANCGAAVDNGDAVALAEFIRRLAADSKLAKKMGKAGRRYLESYLTPEIIAKQYSKVFYQAVLDEFPEPDFPTVTKTVPVRSKSLTTLVSAFKRHQD, encoded by the coding sequence ATGAGGAACGGGAACATAGCGGCAGGACAAAAAAATGTCAAACTGTCTATCATCACCCAATTTTATCCCCCTGACTATGCAGCAACGGGGCAACTAATTGAAGAGTTAGCTGTTCAGTTAGGAAAACTCGGCTTGTTGGTGCAAGTTTTTACAGGGCAACCTGGTTACGCTTTTCACAAAAAATCTGCGCCAGCAAGGGAGGATTTCGATCAGCTTCAAGTCAGGCGATCGCGCAGCAGTCAAATTTGGCCTCAGCGCATTTCTGGTAAAGCAGTCAACGGACTACTATTTTGCATTCGTTCCGCACTGCATTTGCTGAGAACACGCGGTCGTGGTGATGTCTTACTTTTGACGACAGCGCCGCCATTTTTGCCAATTATCGGTTATTTTGCCAATCTCTTGTTTGGTCTACCCTATGTTTGTTTGCTGTATGACGTATATCCCGATGTCGCCGTCGAGTTAAAAGTTGTACCTGCGAATCACTTGTCAGTGCGTCTGTGGGATTTCCTTAACCGTTGCAGTTGGAGAAAAGCTAAAAAAATTATCGTTCTTAGCTCTACGATGAAAGAACGGATAGTAGCCAAATGCCCAGAAGTTGCCGATAAAATTACAGTTATTCAAAATTGGGCTAATCCAAATTGGATTGTACCGATTGCCAAGGAAAATAATTGGTTTGCTAAAGAGTTTAACTTAGTTGAGCCTTTCACGGTGTTATACTCTGGCAACATGGGTCGCTGCCATGACATGGATACAATCATGGAAGCCGCGAAACTTCTCAAGGATGAACCCATTAAGTTTGTGTTTATTGGCAGTGGTGCAAAACGTCAAGATTGTATCGATCAAGTTAAGGCTTGGGGCTTGAATTGTCAATTTTTGCCCTACCAAAATAAACAAGATTTGCCTTATTCCCTAACCGCTTGCGATTTATCCTTAGTTAGCGTTAGTCCAGGGATGGAAGGGTTAGTAGTTCCTAGTAAGCTTTATGCTGCTTTAGCCACAGGACGACCTGTAGGTGTAATCTGTGAAAAACATTCATATTTGCGTGAGTTAATTGCTGATGCTAACTGTGGCGCGGCTGTAGATAATGGTGATGCTGTTGCTTTAGCTGAGTTTATTCGACGATTAGCCGCAGATAGCAAATTAGCTAAGAAAATGGGCAAAGCAGGTCGTCGTTACCTAGAGTCTTATTTAACACCAGAAATTATTGCCAAACAATACTCAAAGGTATTTTATCAAGCGGTTTTAGATGAGTTTCCAGAACCAGATTTCCCAACTGTTACAAAAACAGTACCAGTGCGTTCTAAAAGTTTAACAACTTTGGTGAGTGCATTTAAGCGTCATCAGGATTAA
- a CDS encoding TspO/MBR family protein, producing MIIKPWMVIGGVTLLVAMGSNIITPDDVRWFKRLQRPRWLVFEPAIPIIWTVVFICGAWSAYIVWTRDPGSTKTWLLMAFYLLVEIAIVAYNPVMLRLRSLKAGTIVGGIGSILGLILLLVVFPISGWASLLLLPYVIWSPIGTYTTWEMMKLNPDDA from the coding sequence ATGATTATTAAACCCTGGATGGTAATCGGGGGCGTAACATTATTAGTAGCAATGGGGAGTAACATTATTACTCCTGATGATGTTAGATGGTTCAAACGCTTACAACGCCCCAGATGGCTAGTTTTTGAACCTGCTATCCCGATTATTTGGACAGTAGTATTTATTTGTGGTGCTTGGTCAGCTTATATTGTCTGGACACGCGACCCAGGTAGCACCAAAACCTGGTTATTAATGGCATTCTATCTGCTAGTAGAAATTGCGATCGTTGCTTATAACCCTGTAATGCTGAGATTGCGTAGCCTGAAAGCTGGCACAATTGTAGGTGGTATCGGCTCTATTTTAGGACTGATTCTGTTATTAGTTGTCTTCCCTATCTCCGGTTGGGCATCCTTATTACTACTCCCTTATGTTATTTGGAGTCCTATCGGTACTTATACCACTTGGGAAATGATGAAGCTTAATCCTGATGACGCTTAA
- a CDS encoding Uma2 family endonuclease: protein MITTSTPAEQRTVLENISWETFERLLKETGDRRGYRFAYDNGTLEIMTPLYEHENPNIQLGRFIFTLADELNIEIKSAGSMTLKEKELKKGIEPDNCYYIQNEPAVRGRQELDLETAPPPDLVIEIDITSTSVNKLGIYSAIGVPELWIYNGRVLKFYQLVSGEYIERDFSLAFSFVSAAEIAKFLEQSKTIGEIALLRLFRTWVREEIKTD from the coding sequence ATGATTACCACCTCAACTCCAGCAGAACAAAGAACCGTACTAGAAAATATATCCTGGGAAACCTTTGAAAGATTACTTAAGGAGACAGGCGATCGCAGAGGTTATCGTTTCGCTTATGATAACGGTACGCTAGAAATTATGACTCCTCTTTATGAGCATGAAAACCCTAATATCCAATTAGGTCGTTTTATTTTTACATTAGCTGATGAACTAAATATTGAAATCAAAAGTGCTGGCTCCATGACTCTCAAAGAAAAAGAGTTAAAAAAAGGCATAGAACCCGACAATTGCTATTACATCCAAAATGAACCAGCAGTTAGAGGTAGACAAGAACTAGATTTAGAAACTGCACCACCGCCAGATTTAGTAATTGAAATTGATATTACTAGCACTTCTGTTAATAAGCTGGGAATTTACTCGGCGATAGGTGTTCCCGAATTATGGATATATAACGGGCGTGTTTTAAAGTTTTATCAGTTAGTTTCAGGAGAATATATTGAGCGTGATTTTAGCTTGGCATTTTCTTTTGTATCTGCGGCAGAAATAGCTAAATTTCTTGAACAAAGTAAAACAATAGGAGAAATTGCTTTATTACGCTTATTTAGAACTTGGGTAAGAGAAGAAATAAAAACAGATTGA
- a CDS encoding type II toxin-antitoxin system HigB family toxin: protein MHIISRKRLLTFCQQHADAFTPIDDWFRTAKAANWENFNDVRQIYPSADAVGNFTVFNIKGNDYRLVVSINYEIQIIFIKYVLTHSEYNKEKWKNDPYF from the coding sequence ATGCACATTATTAGCCGTAAAAGATTGTTAACATTTTGTCAGCAACACGCTGATGCTTTTACTCCTATTGATGACTGGTTTAGAACTGCTAAGGCAGCTAATTGGGAAAATTTCAATGATGTTAGGCAAATTTATCCCAGTGCTGATGCGGTTGGCAACTTTACTGTTTTTAATATTAAAGGTAATGACTATCGGCTTGTAGTTAGTATTAATTATGAAATTCAAATAATTTTTATTAAATATGTATTAACACACTCTGAATACAATAAGGAAAAATGGAAAAATGACCCTTACTTTTGA
- a CDS encoding type II toxin-antitoxin system HicB family antitoxin has product MEYTVIIEKGKTSYGAYVPDLPGCVAVGETLKEVKTLIQKAIEFHIEGMREDGIFIPEPTTICEYVKAS; this is encoded by the coding sequence ATGGAATACACTGTAATTATTGAGAAAGGAAAAACGAGTTACGGCGCTTATGTACCTGATTTACCTGGTTGTGTAGCTGTTGGTGAAACATTAAAAGAGGTGAAAACTCTCATTCAGAAAGCTATTGAATTTCACATTGAAGGAATGAGGGAAGATGGTATTTTTATCCCTGAACCAACAACTATTTGTGAGTATGTGAAAGCGAGTTAG